The following coding sequences are from one Vicugna pacos chromosome 19, VicPac4, whole genome shotgun sequence window:
- the AAR2 gene encoding protein AAR2 homolog isoform X2, producing the protein MAAMQMDPELAKRLFFEGATVVILNMPKGTEFGIDYNSWEVGPKFRGVKMIPPGIHFLYYSSVDKANPRDVGPRMGFFLSLQQRGLMVLRWNAVREEVDLSPAPEAEVEAMRANLQELDQFLGPYPYATLKKWISLTNFISEATVEKLQPETRQICAFSEVLPVLSMKHTKDRLGQNLPLCGTECKSYQEGLARLPEMKPRAGTEIRFSELPTQMFPAGATPAEITRHSMDLSYALESVLSKQFPSSPQDVLGELQFAFVCFLLGNVYEAFEHWKRLLNLLCRSEEAMVKHHTLYINLISILYHQLGEIPADFFVDIVSQDNFLTSTLQVFFSSACSVAVDATLRQKAEKFQAHLTKKFRWDFEAEPEDCAPVVVELPEGVGTG; encoded by the exons ATGGCTGCCATGCAGATGGATCCTGAGCTTGCCAAGCGCCTCTTCTTTGAAGGGGCCACTGTGGTCATTCTGAATATGCCCAAGGGGACAGAATTTGGCATTGACTACaactcctgggaggtggggcccaAGTTCCGAGGCGTGAAGATGATCCCGCCAGGCATCCACTTCCTCTACTACAGCTCTGTGGACAAGGCCAATCCTAGGGATGTGGGCCCTCGTATGGGCTTCTTTCTTAGTCTTCAGCAGCGGGGGCTGATGGTCCTGCGCTGGAATGCGGTCCGGGAAGAGGTAGACCTGTCCCCAGCCCCAGAGGCTGAGGTGGAGGCCATGAGGGCCAACCTCCAGGAGCTGGACCAGTTCCTGGGACCTTATCCATATGCCACACTCAAGAAGTGGATCTCACTCACCAACTTCATCAGTGAGGCCACAGTGGAGAAGCTGCAGCCTGAGACCCGGCAGATCTGTGCCTTCTCAGAGGTGCTGCCCGTACTCTCCATGAAGCACACCAAGGACCGGTTGGGGCAGAATCTCCCCCTCTGCGGCACTGAGTGCAAGAGCTACCAGGAGGGCCTGGCCCGGCTGCCTGAGATGAAGCCCAGAGCTGGCACAGAGATCCGCTTCTCAGAGCTGCCCACACAGATGTTCCCAGCAGGTGCCACGCCGGCAGAGATAACCAGGCACAGCATGGACCTGAGCTATGCCCTGGAGTCTGTGCTCAGCAAGCAGTTCCCCAGCAGCCCCCAGGATGTGCTAG GTGAGCTCCAGTTTGCCTTTGTGTGCTTCCTGCTGGGGAACGTGTACGAGGCATTTGAGCACTGGAAGCGGCTCCTGAACCTTCTGTGCCGGTCAGAAGAAGCCATGGTGAAACACCACACCCTCTACATCAACCTCATCTCCATCCTGTACCACCAGCTCGGCGAGATCCCCGCTGACTTCTTTGTGGACATTGTGTCCCAGGACAACTTCCTCACCAGCACCTTACAG gttttcttttcctCCGCCTGCAGTGTTGCCGtggatgccaccctgaggcagaaagCTGAAAAGTTCCAAGCTCACCTGACCAAGAAGTTTCGGTGGGACTTTGAGGCGGAGCCTGAGGACTGCGCCCCGGTGGTGGTGGAGCTCCCCGAGGGTGTGGGGACTGGCTAA
- the AAR2 gene encoding protein AAR2 homolog isoform X1, with the protein MAAMQMDPELAKRLFFEGATVVILNMPKGTEFGIDYNSWEVGPKFRGVKMIPPGIHFLYYSSVDKANPRDVGPRMGFFLSLQQRGLMVLRWNAVREEVDLSPAPEAEVEAMRANLQELDQFLGPYPYATLKKWISLTNFISEATVEKLQPETRQICAFSEVLPVLSMKHTKDRLGQNLPLCGTECKSYQEGLARLPEMKPRAGTEIRFSELPTQMFPAGATPAEITRHSMDLSYALESVLSKQFPSSPQDVLGELQFAFVCFLLGNVYEAFEHWKRLLNLLCRSEEAMVKHHTLYINLISILYHQLGEIPADFFVDIVSQDNFLTSTLQVFFSSACSVAVDATLRQKAEKFQAHLTKKFRLRPTSGTWQQPSWMAPLLTSATMTD; encoded by the exons ATGGCTGCCATGCAGATGGATCCTGAGCTTGCCAAGCGCCTCTTCTTTGAAGGGGCCACTGTGGTCATTCTGAATATGCCCAAGGGGACAGAATTTGGCATTGACTACaactcctgggaggtggggcccaAGTTCCGAGGCGTGAAGATGATCCCGCCAGGCATCCACTTCCTCTACTACAGCTCTGTGGACAAGGCCAATCCTAGGGATGTGGGCCCTCGTATGGGCTTCTTTCTTAGTCTTCAGCAGCGGGGGCTGATGGTCCTGCGCTGGAATGCGGTCCGGGAAGAGGTAGACCTGTCCCCAGCCCCAGAGGCTGAGGTGGAGGCCATGAGGGCCAACCTCCAGGAGCTGGACCAGTTCCTGGGACCTTATCCATATGCCACACTCAAGAAGTGGATCTCACTCACCAACTTCATCAGTGAGGCCACAGTGGAGAAGCTGCAGCCTGAGACCCGGCAGATCTGTGCCTTCTCAGAGGTGCTGCCCGTACTCTCCATGAAGCACACCAAGGACCGGTTGGGGCAGAATCTCCCCCTCTGCGGCACTGAGTGCAAGAGCTACCAGGAGGGCCTGGCCCGGCTGCCTGAGATGAAGCCCAGAGCTGGCACAGAGATCCGCTTCTCAGAGCTGCCCACACAGATGTTCCCAGCAGGTGCCACGCCGGCAGAGATAACCAGGCACAGCATGGACCTGAGCTATGCCCTGGAGTCTGTGCTCAGCAAGCAGTTCCCCAGCAGCCCCCAGGATGTGCTAG GTGAGCTCCAGTTTGCCTTTGTGTGCTTCCTGCTGGGGAACGTGTACGAGGCATTTGAGCACTGGAAGCGGCTCCTGAACCTTCTGTGCCGGTCAGAAGAAGCCATGGTGAAACACCACACCCTCTACATCAACCTCATCTCCATCCTGTACCACCAGCTCGGCGAGATCCCCGCTGACTTCTTTGTGGACATTGTGTCCCAGGACAACTTCCTCACCAGCACCTTACAG gttttcttttcctCCGCCTGCAGTGTTGCCGtggatgccaccctgaggcagaaagCTGAAAAGTTCCAAGCTCACCTGACCAAGAAGTTTCG CCTCAGACCCACAAGTGGAACTTGGCAACAACCCTCTTGGATGGCCCCATTACTCACCAGCGCCACCATGACTGATTGA